CCAGAGAGTAGATAAAGCAGGAGTGCTTTTTCAGGAACAGaattttcaaaggagaaaaattttaaacacttcaACTTTACTGCAATATtagagttttattggaacattaGTCACACATCATGTTAAAAATACTGGAGTAAGAGTTACATGGACTGAAGTGATTGGAAGACTTTAGACAAGGGCCAAATGGGgacaagagaggagaggagaggaggggaatctgagaaggtggggaggtggggggagaaggagagggagacagagagaaggagggagggggagagggagggagagaggtgagcgtgtggaggaggaagggagttGTGTGGTAACACTCATGCTAAGCTAAGACCGTTTCCATGGCTAGAAGATGAACAGATGTTTGTAGCAGGGAGAACAACTCTCTACCCACTCCCATACCCCACCCAGGGTGGATCCAAATAGAACTTTTTGTCCATCTCTGGTCTATTTTCCACAAAGCAGCTAGCGTAATCTTTCTTAAACATAAAttcagttatttaacttctctgcttaaaacccaTCAATGGATTCCCCCTGCTCTCTGAATAAAACCCAAATTCCTACTATAACCTAATAGGCCCTGTGTAATCTGCCCCTACCCACTGCTCCAGCTTCATGCTCTGCACCTCAGCACTCTGACTTTCCTGCTCGCAGGAGTGGAGACCtttcctgccacagggcctttgtacatgctacttcttttgaaaaaaatactctTCCCAATGTACTTCAGTGCTTACATGTGATATCATCAAAAAGGCCCTCCCTGATCACCATATCTTAAGTGAGTTTCCCTTCTTGTCTGTCATTTCACCATTGTATTCTCTCCGTAGCGCTAACTGTAATTGTACTTATACGTAttgtttgtttctgtatcttcttCACTAGATTGTAGGCCTCCTGAGGGCAGGAATTATATTTGCTATACCTAGTAACAATGGACTTACTTGTTTATGTAATAAATACCTGGTGATAATGACGTCTCCCTGCAGTGTTCAGGGtggtgcaccccccccccccccccagaatggatcagatctAAGATAAAGAAAAGCAGTCAGTACTTGCAATGGTTTGATGAGGTCTCGGAATAGTCAGATGTGAGGAGAATATAGGGGTCAGTGAGCTCTGTTGTAATAAAGGGAGTGTTACTAGGAATTGTCTCTTACAAACTAGAGATGTTTAAGCATGGTTTTGAAGTCGTAGAATGAATAAGGAGGAACTAGTGTGCTCTGCTTGCGGTTGAAAGCAGGGTTATAGTGAAGTCAGTGGATTGTGAAAGCTGACAAGTGGTCTTTGAACACTGAGAATCGTTTTTTGTTCTTGGAAGACTTGTGTGTATGAGAGAGTGTATGCTTGTGAGTTTCTGTATGTATGCGTGCgcatgtgtgcgtgcacacacacacacgtggggtTCTGAGAGTTGCCCCCAGGTaaccaggaagaaaaagcacAGCTGTCCTCTCAGGGGGAGAGACTGAAGGGAGCTGGCCTGGGAGCCCCAGAACTCCCCTTAGACTCACGCTTCAGCCTCCCCCCAACCACCCACGGGAACCACCCCCTCCACATGCACCCTGTTCTATCTGAGTAACTCAGGCTCAGGGAGATGCAGTACTGAAGCCTGGGTTCTGTGTGTTGTACCAAGTAGGACGGATCCTAGAGGGCCTCCTAAAGGACAGGGGGACCTGGCATTGGTCTAAAGTGGGAACCTCTTTAGTGGGCAAAGGCAGACCTCAGGCAGCCAGTCAAGACAGTAGCATTTTTCTTGGAGAACGTTTCCCTTTCATTCGCTGTTCATTCATGTGCTGCTGTTTTCCTTTGGATTGTGGGGATAGTCTAGTTAGGATACCGTGtgaaacattttctctcatttgacAAATCTCACCGGTGACCCCCCAGCCCTCTAACCTTGTCTGTTATAGGCACATGATCTTGTGAAAGAGGTGCTGTGGGGAAGAAAGGCTGTGCCTTTCCTCACGTCCCTCTTCCACGGAGCCCAATGTGATAGCAGCAGCTTTCCACCTTTCCACCGAGGAGCCTGGCCTGCGgttccgcccccgccccccccagtgGGCGGGGCTGTGAGCCGtgtgcagggggaggggacaCTTTGCTGGGAGAAGCAGCAGTTACTTTGGCAGCGATCCAGGGGTAAGACCTCCCATCCCTCCACAAATGGGCTTGAGCAATATATGCAACCCTTTCTCTACCACAGTGTGTCCCACTGACCACGAGCATCACTCAGGGTCCTTGCTAAAAATACCAGTACCCTGGTTGCACACCTGAGGTCTGGACTGTGGCCCCAGAACCTGAATATTTCCTAGCCATCCAGGTGATTCTTCTGACCGGGGAAGTGTGGGACTCACTGCCCCAGAGGAAGGGGACCCttcagaggtgggaggaggctgaCATTTGGGCCACTCATTAGTGACCCTGCTTCAGAGAGGACGTGAGAAAAAGCCTCCTTAGGAGAGAAGCTTGCAGACCACCTCACTGAGAACAGACAATAAGAGAAGAGCCAGGCTTTCAGTGGGCTTGATTACTTTATTTATAAACCAGCCTTCCAACCTTTCCGAACTTCTTAACACAGATTCATCTCAAGTTGTACAATCTGTTATCCTGACAAGTTACGTCTTTCACTGTTGCTCCCAGTGACTCTAATTAACCTGGAGAGCTGGAACCAtcatggcagggggagggggaggggaagggggggtgcctgcaaattaaaaaaaaaaaattaattttacttttagaaGGCTTTAGATCTCTTCCAGAAGGAAAGAGTATAAAGTTACCCCTTAGAACAGATCATACTAAGATTGTACTGTTGTGTGGCAAAtttgctcctttattttttaaaatcagttcatCCAAGTCCTTTCTTCCCTGGTAACCAAAATAGCACAAGATTAATAAAAGAGCAAAAGCGATAATATAGATGCCTCTGTAACCCTGTGCAGCTTTCACAAAACTCTTAATTGGgagtgtgtgaatatatatatcacatattctGAGAATGTGTtgtgtacagacacacacacacacacacacacacacacacacacacacacacacacacacacagaatgctgATAATGGTCTAAAATAGCCGAGTTTTTCTAGTCCGGCATTTGTGCTGCGTAATAACACTCTAACACACTGCCATGCTTTAAATGACAGCAGAGGCAAAATTTTCACTGATTATACATTCTAGGGCAGCAACTCTGTGCAGGTCATGGAGTTTGGGGACATTTTTGATATATATAAACCTTTCGATGTGGTCTGATTTAAGTGAGgcttatggattaaaaaaaaacccttctgaTCCTCACTACCGATCTGCATCTCTTTCAGCATTTTAGAATGACAAAGACAGACCCTGGGAAAATGGCAGATATTTTATACCATCCCAGTTCTGGATGGAGATGccacacaaccaagccaaagggTGGGTTGAAGGCCCACCACTTAAGATTAATAAATGTTTTGGACAAGAAGGATCCAGTTGTCATGGGCAGACAGCGGCATGTTGATGCAGTGGGCTTCACTGAATGCATTCAGTGCTTACGCCATGGactgtttattttaaacattaaattaaaatcctTACTGTTAAGAAGCTGCAGTTTGCTTGCTTTGTTAGGTTTTTAGGGGCCGCTTGAATCCCTCCATATTCCACGTCTGTGCTCACACGAGTGGATCATTTCATGGACAAAGCCCGAGTTCAGAGGTGCCCTTGGCTGACCACAGTATGGCAGCCCAGGATCACGAAGTTTCCAGCAGCTACCCAACAAGagcttttacaattttaaatataaacccACAGCATGGAATCCTAATGTAGAGTATTATGTGAACCAACAACCACTTATTGGAGACATGTAACATTCGTGGAGTATATAATAACATGGATATTAGCAATTGAGTCTTCTACGTTTTGCAACCTAATGTGAGTGAATAGACATCTGGCATCTTGGAGTCTTACTATAATTCTGCACTAAGCTCATAAAGACTGTGAAACTGAATCAAGGAACACACACGACTGCAAGGAGTTACTACTGTACAAAATACAACTAAGTGAGTATTTTCCATATGTGTGATTCTGTTGATGGAAattacagatataaaataaaaacttcctgGTGTCTGTTCTGGTGCTTCTCTTAGTAATAGCAACAGCAATTATCACAAAGAATTCCACCTTGTAGGGGCATTATGACTGTAACATAAGTAGGAAAAAACCCAAGAGGCAGAAATACATTACAAACGGCATCAGAATACATATTTGTCTTGCTATTAAAAGTTAAAGTTTTCCAGAACTTTCCCTCATATGACTCAATTCATCAATAAACGTGATTTAGAAAACATTTAGCATATTTTTGCCTCCGGTTTTAGAGATGTTATACATGAAATCTAAattgactcctttttttttttttaaattggtgtttccagtttatctttaaatatggaaaatatctTCTACACTGCTCAGACTTCACTTATCCAGTTTCTGCTGGCTCCATTGATTTCACGGTTTTGTAAGAGAAGCGAGTGCACAGCCCTGATCCAGCGTCCTCTGCCAGGCCGCCGCAGGGGAGTTCTGCCTCAGGTGTCCAGCAGGGTGGCCTGATCCACCGAGAAGAAGCCTGCCCCAGATTCATCAAGGAGTCTGGGTGGAATTCTGCACCTTGCATGCATTTCTGTCCGCATGAACTCCTACATTCACAATGAAAAGCACcatgaacagaaaaagaaatcagggcTGAAGGAGAAGGAAACCAGGTCTACTTGATGGGAAAGAATAAAATGGGTGTTTCTTTCCTGAGGCACCTGCTTCATGCAACACTTCCTGAGGGAAAACTTAAGCAGCTGTAGCATTGAAGGATTCTTCCATTTTCCTCAGGAGGAAAGGTTTGAAATAGTGGACCTTTGCGAGGAAATACTGCAGACTTCCAAGTTGGTGAAAGAACTTCCAGCGTCGCTTGGATACTCCGGGTAGGAGGAACTGGAGGAGATGATATTTTTGAGCCTCTGGAGGGCAATTATTAAAAGCAGAAGCAGGAAGGCTAACAGGCTGAGGAATATGGACACATAGATGTAGACATTTGACAGGTGGCCTGAGGACGGGTCCACCGATGTGGACAGGGATGTGGGAAATAGCTCGAGGAAAGTTCCATTCTCCACACTCCCCGAGAATACAGATGAAGAGTCAGGTTCAGACATCTTCATGGAAGGTCAAAGAATGCACAGTATGTGAAAAGTCAGTTTCACACAGGGGTTAAAAGGGACAGAATCAGCATTCTTTTTGTCATGATAGCATCAGCAAACACTGTGGGCGGTTAAATCAGCACAACAAAATTTCTCAGTTTCCAAGCAAAGGCAGCAGGGTATCAGGTGTCCATGGACACTGCAAAAACAaagatagaaaaccctaaacaacTGAGTGCATTATTCAGAAAAAGTCACATTTGAATCTCATTTCCAGTTTTCACTTCAGCAAGGCTTAATTATAAAATCCACCagggagggaaaagaatgaaataacttcCCTAGGAACAAGTAATGTTTCTGTCTTTCTATTACAAATGATGATGCAAAAACGCACTTTTATTTGATCTCCACAGTATCCTAGGTGCCAGGTTTCTCCAaggaactaaaataaaataaaaaggaaaatacatttctaGTGTGTTCCATCTGCTGAGATTTCAACAGATGCTCCAAGTGCGTGCTCTGAGAATAGGACCCCAAAAGTTAGCTCCAAACCTCCTCCTCCAGAAAATGAATTCCTCGCACTGTCCAGCCCACGAGCGTAATTCCAGACCAGTATTTCCTTTTGGTATGCTTTGGAGAATCACTGCACATATAAGTTTGCTTTTCGTAATTTGCTtacttgtttataaaaatatatctccTTAAGTTCAGGGGGCTTTTCTACATACTTCTTTTCTTTCAGGTCTACCTCTGTACTTTGGTCTGCATATTTTAGGCACTGAGTAAAAAACCTTTAGATCAATAAAGGTTAGACTTCCTCTGAATGGTATCGATAGAGTACTAGGTTTGCTGTCAGGAGACTTAAGTTTGAGGCCTAAATTCTCCTTTATCGTTGGGAATTTGGGCAAATTGCCTACATtttcggttttctcatctgtaaaatggtatagtaCCTGCCCCATCCCCTCACTGTGTTACTCAGGGATCAAGATAATAGACAGGAAAGCACTTTGTGAATTGTTAAGACTGGGCCAAAATGAGTTTAatctgtgtgtgtgctgtgtgtgctgtgtgtggtaTCTGTGTGTGGGGgcgtgtggggggaggggtggtgtgtgtggtgtgtgtgtttgcggTATGtgtggtgtctgtgtgtgggggggtgtataGTGTggggggtgcgtgtgtgtgtgtgtgtgtgtgtgaatgggtGCAGAGAAAGAAATGCTCTTGGCCATGTTCTGCCTCCTTGTGGGGTCCCTGTGAGGAACACTGGAAACAAAGTGGACTGAATCAGGCAGGTAGCCCTGGGACAGAGCGTGATTCTGCAGGCTCCGGGCGTGGGCGTGGGTGCCGTGTGTCTCTGACACCCTCACATCCATGACTGGAGAAGTAACAGCCAGCTTCTGCCTAGTCCGTGTGGGGGCGAGGGAAGCAGCCTGAGGGAGAATGATCCCTCCTGATGGATGACTCTCTTTTCTCAAATCCAGAAAAGATGCTCTTCCTAGCTCTTCATGGCATTAGATCTTTTTGTTGTAAATTTCCCAATTTCCTTGCATCAGATGGAGGGAAACGCTAATGTGAAAACATCCATTCTGCCCTGGTTTTCCCTTTCCCTAAACTCTGCTCTGCATTTTACCTTGAAAGCTTGCCTTTCCTTTCCGTTGCCCAAATCTAATTAAGTGGCTGATTCCTTGAGGGGCTGACAGTGGCCGCTGTGGCTGTGGCTGAGCGGTACTAATGATCCCTAGGAAGGAGGGGACCCTCCTGAGAGGGCTGTCCTGTCGGCAGTCACGCAGGCTAATGATCTTAGTGACTCTTCAGAGGAGGCCATGGGCAGTCTTAgtatttcctaaaataatttGACTCCTACTCGTCATTACACTTTGCCTGATGATTTTAATTCCATTAGGCAGCTACAGTCCTTAAAtcctgagagagagacagagagagggagagaggg
This genomic window from Hippopotamus amphibius kiboko isolate mHipAmp2 chromosome 14, mHipAmp2.hap2, whole genome shotgun sequence contains:
- the SERTM1 gene encoding serine-rich and transmembrane domain-containing protein 1, coding for MKMSEPDSSSVFSGSVENGTFLELFPTSLSTSVDPSSGHLSNVYIYVSIFLSLLAFLLLLLIIALQRLKNIISSSSSYPEYPSDAGSSFTNLEVCSISSQRSTISNLSS